One part of the Halobacteria archaeon AArc-dxtr1 genome encodes these proteins:
- a CDS encoding protein translocase SEC61 complex subunit gamma gives MDVPYDLTSYVRVLKMATTPTTNEFLQVSKIAGAGILFVGFIGFIIGAIMLLLTGSGGV, from the coding sequence ATGGACGTTCCGTACGATCTCACCTCGTACGTCAGGGTGTTGAAGATGGCGACGACGCCCACGACGAACGAGTTCCTGCAGGTCTCGAAAATCGCCGGCGCCGGAATCCTCTTCGTAGGATTCATCGGCTTCATCATCGGCGCGATCATGCTGCTACTGACCGGTTCGGGTGGCGTCTGA
- a CDS encoding transcription elongation factor Spt5, whose translation MGIFAVKTTASQEQTVADMIINREEPEVHAALAPDSLTSYVMVEADNNAVLERVLEDIPHARTIVPGESDITEVEHFLSPKPDVEGIAEGDIVELIAGPFKGEKAQVQRIDEGKDQVTVELYEATVPIPVTVRGDQIRVLDSDER comes from the coding sequence ATGGGCATCTTCGCAGTCAAAACCACCGCGAGTCAGGAGCAGACCGTCGCCGACATGATCATCAACCGTGAGGAGCCGGAGGTCCACGCCGCGCTCGCACCCGATTCGTTGACCTCCTACGTGATGGTCGAAGCCGACAACAACGCGGTGTTAGAGCGCGTGCTCGAGGACATCCCGCACGCACGCACCATCGTCCCCGGCGAGTCAGATATCACCGAAGTCGAGCACTTCCTCTCGCCAAAGCCAGACGTCGAGGGGATCGCCGAGGGCGACATCGTGGAGCTCATCGCCGGCCCCTTCAAGGGCGAGAAAGCCCAGGTCCAGCGCATCGACGAGGGCAAAGACCAGGTGACCGTCGAGCTATACGAGGCAACGGTGCCCATTCCGGTGACTGTTCGGGGCGACCAGATTCGCGTGCTCGATAGCGACGAGCGCTAG
- a CDS encoding DUF6159 family protein, translating into MRVIERFKMGITLTVDSLRLMRHNPTLLLFPLISGAAALAFLGLFLGVTFGLMAITPEGGALVGLFLAYLVLTFVSTFFTAGLVHQTHDAIMTGSTPSVRDGLAAAWGVKGKLLIWALVSATVGVLINGLENSDSRGAQLFGTIFGFAWTVLTFFVIPVAIFEKTGAKGMFTESGRTFKKTWGETPISLFGVQLIGFVVALPFILVGVALSSIQSVLAIGTILLGLALAFLVGQTLQGIIKTTLYLYATEGLQPGEFDNVDFDGLAKEDDSTTKQSTATPGRI; encoded by the coding sequence ATGCGAGTCATCGAACGGTTCAAGATGGGGATTACCCTGACAGTGGACAGCCTTCGACTGATGCGTCACAACCCGACGCTGTTGCTGTTTCCGCTGATCAGCGGTGCGGCTGCGCTTGCCTTCCTCGGACTCTTCCTCGGCGTCACGTTCGGCCTGATGGCAATCACACCTGAGGGTGGCGCCCTCGTCGGCCTGTTCCTGGCGTATCTCGTGCTTACGTTCGTCTCGACGTTCTTTACCGCCGGGCTCGTCCATCAGACTCACGACGCGATCATGACCGGATCGACTCCTTCCGTTCGCGACGGCCTCGCGGCCGCCTGGGGTGTGAAAGGGAAGCTCCTGATCTGGGCGCTCGTTAGCGCGACGGTCGGGGTCTTGATCAACGGGCTCGAGAACTCCGACTCGCGGGGTGCACAGCTGTTCGGGACGATCTTCGGCTTCGCCTGGACGGTCCTGACGTTCTTCGTCATCCCGGTTGCCATCTTCGAGAAGACCGGTGCGAAAGGAATGTTCACCGAGAGTGGCCGAACCTTCAAGAAGACCTGGGGCGAGACACCGATCAGCCTCTTTGGCGTCCAGCTCATCGGATTCGTGGTTGCCTTGCCGTTCATCCTCGTCGGCGTTGCGCTCTCGAGCATCCAGTCGGTCCTCGCTATCGGAACGATCCTGCTCGGCCTGGCGCTTGCGTTCCTCGTCGGCCAGACACTTCAGGGCATCATCAAGACGACGCTGTACCTGTACGCGACTGAGGGCTTACAGCCCGGCGAGTTCGACAACGTCGACTTCGACGGCCTCGCGAAAGAAGACGACAGCACTACCAAGCAGTCGACCGCGACGCCCGGTCGAATCTGA